In Halorhabdus rudnickae, the following proteins share a genomic window:
- a CDS encoding L-lactate permease, which produces MTSVAILALAASVPIAVAFALLVGLRWSAARSMGVGWVIATVLGLALWQMEPTWWAASALTGALEAMNIVLIVFGAILLMNYLEVSGAISTIRWYFRGIARDRRVQLLLIGLGFETIIEGAAGFGTPGALAAPLFIGLGFPPLGAAVFGLFFNAPNPQFGAAGTPIIGGVESGMGESVLVGTDIVSFQQLISAWSGVITGLTFAFWGLLGVFLLIYWFGDEAERSLRGAARSTAPIAPFALVLGVLAGAIQWAVAWFIGPALPDIAAGFVVLAVGIVMADRDVLVPETAWEFPDRETWSATWLGGLTLDTLETEEPTKEMPVLLAWTPYLVVGLFLLVTRWPTLDLVATLQEFTVGIDGVLGTSQSWSLRYLYLPGTMPFVPVAIGTGLLYRLDGKKTMDAWKESARQIAPAALTLLVAVSLTRIMIESATNPAEFVGMMEALSIVLAQGAGGALPLVSPWIGALGTFVTGSNTTSDILFNTLQYNAAAEVGISKGLVVAIQNVGGGVGNMVSVLNIAAICGVVGITGREGDILRKVLVPTVIFATFAGTVGMLLVYVVA; this is translated from the coding sequence ATGACGAGTGTAGCGATCCTGGCGCTGGCGGCGAGCGTACCGATCGCGGTCGCGTTCGCCCTGCTCGTGGGATTACGGTGGTCGGCGGCCCGGTCGATGGGCGTCGGCTGGGTGATCGCCACAGTTCTCGGGCTAGCGCTGTGGCAGATGGAACCGACCTGGTGGGCCGCCTCGGCATTGACAGGTGCCCTGGAAGCGATGAACATCGTCCTGATCGTCTTCGGTGCGATCCTCCTGATGAACTATCTGGAGGTCAGCGGCGCGATCAGCACGATCCGGTGGTACTTCCGCGGGATCGCCCGTGATCGGCGCGTCCAGTTGCTGTTGATCGGTCTGGGCTTCGAGACGATCATCGAGGGGGCTGCCGGGTTCGGGACACCCGGTGCGCTGGCCGCGCCGCTTTTCATCGGCCTCGGGTTCCCGCCACTCGGGGCTGCCGTCTTCGGTCTGTTCTTCAACGCTCCGAACCCGCAGTTCGGGGCTGCCGGGACGCCGATCATCGGCGGTGTCGAGAGTGGGATGGGCGAGAGCGTCCTCGTCGGGACTGATATCGTCTCGTTCCAGCAACTGATATCGGCCTGGAGTGGCGTCATCACCGGGTTGACGTTTGCCTTCTGGGGACTGCTCGGCGTCTTCTTGCTCATCTACTGGTTCGGCGACGAGGCAGAGCGTTCGCTCCGGGGTGCCGCCCGTTCGACGGCGCCGATCGCCCCGTTCGCGCTCGTGTTGGGTGTATTGGCCGGCGCGATCCAGTGGGCAGTCGCGTGGTTCATCGGCCCGGCGCTTCCGGACATCGCCGCTGGGTTCGTTGTCCTCGCCGTCGGGATCGTCATGGCCGACCGGGACGTACTCGTGCCAGAAACGGCCTGGGAGTTCCCCGACCGCGAGACGTGGTCGGCGACCTGGCTCGGCGGACTCACCCTCGATACCCTGGAGACGGAGGAACCAACCAAGGAGATGCCCGTGTTGCTGGCCTGGACGCCGTATCTCGTGGTGGGGCTGTTCCTGCTGGTGACGCGCTGGCCGACACTGGATCTCGTTGCGACGTTGCAGGAGTTCACCGTTGGCATCGACGGCGTGTTGGGAACGAGTCAGTCGTGGTCGCTGCGGTATCTCTACCTCCCGGGGACGATGCCGTTTGTCCCGGTCGCGATCGGGACGGGGTTGCTCTACCGTCTCGATGGCAAGAAGACGATGGACGCCTGGAAAGAGTCGGCCCGCCAGATCGCGCCGGCGGCGCTGACGCTGCTGGTGGCGGTTTCGCTGACCCGGATCATGATCGAATCGGCGACCAACCCGGCCGAGTTCGTCGGGATGATGGAGGCGTTGTCGATCGTCCTGGCCCAGGGGGCCGGAGGTGCGCTCCCATTGGTTTCCCCCTGGATCGGCGCGCTGGGGACGTTCGTCACCGGGTCGAACACGACCTCTGACATCCTGTTCAACACGCTCCAGTATAACGCCGCGGCGGAAGTCGGCATCTCGAAGGGCCTCGTCGTCGCAATCCAGAACGTCGGCGGCGGCGTCGGCAACATGGTCTCGGTGCTCAACATCGCGGCGATCTGTGGTGTCGTTGGGATCACCGGCCGCGAGGGTGATATCCTCCGGAAAGTGCTCGTTCCGACCGTTATCTTCGCGACCTTCGCTGGGACGGTCGGGATGCTTCTTGTCTACGTTGTCGCGTAA
- a CDS encoding molybdopterin synthase translates to MQVIGVTGPSNAGKTTLVETLLERLCERGTVGTVKHIDCEPSVDTEGKDTDRHRRAGAVRTHGIADESWFATGQSRTLWDALEDLSVDCEYAVVEGYADLDLPQIVLGTEADTDAMLAAPSVEAVSIEEALEAIESVEPYESLSSLVASVEASADAERAGAIATFTGRVRRRDSPDDEPTEYLEFEAYDAVATERMETIRADLEARDGVFDVQLHHRTGTVQAGEDVVHVVVLAGHREEAFRAVEDGIDRLKDEVPLFKKEVTVSGEFWAHEQSG, encoded by the coding sequence ATGCAGGTCATCGGAGTGACCGGCCCCTCGAATGCGGGCAAGACGACGCTCGTCGAGACACTCCTCGAGCGGTTGTGCGAGCGAGGAACGGTGGGAACGGTCAAACATATCGATTGTGAGCCGTCGGTCGATACGGAGGGAAAAGACACGGATCGTCACCGACGGGCCGGTGCTGTCAGAACGCACGGGATCGCCGACGAGTCGTGGTTCGCGACCGGGCAGTCACGCACGCTGTGGGACGCACTTGAGGACCTCTCGGTCGACTGTGAGTACGCCGTCGTAGAGGGGTATGCCGACCTCGACCTCCCACAGATCGTTCTCGGAACGGAAGCCGACACAGACGCCATGCTCGCGGCACCGAGTGTAGAGGCGGTCTCAATCGAGGAGGCACTCGAGGCGATCGAGTCCGTCGAGCCCTACGAGTCGCTGTCGTCGCTAGTCGCATCCGTCGAAGCTTCAGCCGACGCCGAGCGGGCGGGCGCGATCGCGACGTTCACCGGGCGTGTCCGCCGACGGGACAGTCCGGACGACGAGCCGACCGAATACCTCGAGTTCGAGGCCTACGACGCGGTTGCGACCGAGCGAATGGAGACGATCCGGGCGGACCTGGAGGCACGGGACGGCGTCTTTGACGTTCAACTCCACCATCGTACCGGGACCGTCCAGGCAGGCGAGGACGTCGTCCACGTGGTCGTGCTCGCTGGCCATCGCGAGGAAGCATTCCGGGCCGTCGAAGACGGGATCGACCGTCTCAAGGACGAAGTGCCGCTGTTCAAGAAGGAAGTCACCGTCTCAGGGGAATTCTGGGCCCACGAACAGAGTGGATAG
- a CDS encoding archaemetzincin family Zn-dependent metalloprotease: protein MHVDIVPVGDLPALVKREASTGLRSVYDCDVTVHDPQSVPEGAYDADRDQYRAEEFIDLAKRVGVGTKNVAVTDMDLFYRRRNYVFGLAYLDGNGSVISTHRLQTSSDGGISNKSASEVFAERVRKEVVHEIGHTLGLEHCDNKRCVMNFSPTVREVDVKEQTLCGSCQRTVL, encoded by the coding sequence ATGCACGTCGACATCGTGCCGGTCGGCGATCTCCCTGCCCTGGTCAAGCGTGAAGCCTCGACCGGCCTGCGATCTGTCTATGACTGCGACGTGACCGTCCACGATCCTCAGTCGGTCCCGGAAGGGGCGTACGATGCCGATCGCGACCAGTACCGCGCCGAGGAGTTCATCGACCTCGCAAAGCGGGTGGGCGTGGGCACGAAGAACGTCGCCGTCACCGACATGGATCTGTTCTATCGCCGCCGGAACTACGTCTTCGGCCTGGCGTATTTGGACGGTAACGGCAGCGTCATCTCCACGCACCGCCTGCAGACCTCTTCCGACGGCGGCATCTCGAACAAGTCCGCCTCGGAAGTGTTCGCCGAACGCGTTCGCAAGGAAGTCGTCCACGAAATCGGTCACACCCTCGGCCTGGAACACTGCGACAACAAGCGCTGTGTCATGAACTTCTCGCCGACCGTTCGCGAGGTCGATGTGAAAGAACAGACGCTCTGTGGGAGCTGCCAGCGGACGGTCCTCTGA
- a CDS encoding TIGR01548 family HAD-type hydrolase, producing MEIDAVVLDVDGVVVDVADSYRRAVVETVARVYDETVSKEVLQPFKNAGGFNNDWDLTDAVALYVLARDAGLDSGVEVFTERVARSGGGFSGARSVVDDTLPADARERVHATLDREYNREVFQQLYLGSERYREIEGTEPTLAEPGFIEDEPILIEPATIDALRARFDVGVVTGRPAAEADIALRRAGLSVPDEHCFTMDDWEGGKPDPDALVTLAERFGANAIAFAGDTLDDVRTAVNAEETDPGRTYHGIGVLTGGLTGEDGREKFERAGADAVVASVNDLPGLFE from the coding sequence ATGGAGATCGACGCGGTCGTACTCGACGTCGACGGAGTGGTGGTGGACGTCGCCGATTCTTATCGGCGTGCAGTCGTCGAGACGGTGGCGCGAGTCTACGACGAAACCGTCTCGAAGGAGGTGCTTCAGCCGTTCAAGAACGCCGGCGGCTTCAACAACGACTGGGATCTGACCGACGCCGTTGCGCTGTATGTCCTTGCCCGCGATGCGGGATTAGACTCTGGCGTTGAGGTGTTCACCGAACGCGTCGCCAGGTCCGGCGGCGGGTTCAGCGGGGCCCGGTCGGTAGTCGACGATACGCTTCCTGCAGACGCCCGCGAACGCGTTCACGCAACGCTCGACCGCGAGTACAACCGCGAGGTGTTCCAGCAGCTCTACCTCGGTAGCGAGCGCTACCGGGAGATCGAAGGGACAGAGCCGACGCTCGCCGAACCCGGTTTCATCGAGGACGAACCGATATTGATCGAACCGGCTACTATCGACGCCCTCCGCGCCCGCTTTGACGTCGGTGTTGTGACCGGACGCCCAGCGGCCGAGGCCGACATCGCCCTCCGGCGTGCCGGGCTGTCTGTTCCCGACGAACACTGTTTCACGATGGACGACTGGGAGGGTGGCAAACCGGACCCGGACGCGCTGGTGACGCTTGCAGAGCGCTTCGGAGCCAACGCGATCGCGTTCGCCGGCGACACGCTCGACGACGTCCGCACGGCGGTCAACGCCGAGGAGACCGATCCCGGCCGCACATACCACGGGATCGGTGTCCTCACCGGCGGCCTCACGGGCGAAGACGGCCGCGAGAAGTTCGAACGCGCTGGCGCCGACGCCGTCGTCGCGTCGGTCAACGATCTTCCCGGGTTGTTCGAATAA
- the npdG gene encoding NADPH-dependent F420 reductase — MRIAILGGTGDVGEGLALRWAFHADHEIVIGSREAERAVTKANEYEVELSSHGVDEDIDGLENAEAAATADIVVAAVPAYHLVDTIESVAESLTAGTVLVSPAVGMRGDKAGMHYNRPGAGSVTALAADAAPEDAPVVGAFHNLAAGRLANLDVDLSMDVLLVGDDEDALDTVATLTEAIDGLRPLEAGPLDNAPEVESLTPLLINLAKYNDGLHDVGVCFE; from the coding sequence ATGCGAATCGCTATTCTGGGCGGTACGGGTGATGTCGGCGAGGGACTGGCCCTCCGGTGGGCCTTTCACGCCGACCACGAGATTGTAATCGGATCACGCGAGGCTGAGCGTGCGGTGACGAAAGCCAATGAGTACGAGGTGGAACTTTCGAGCCACGGCGTCGACGAGGACATCGACGGGCTTGAGAACGCCGAGGCCGCAGCCACCGCCGACATCGTCGTCGCGGCGGTACCTGCTTATCACCTTGTCGACACTATCGAGTCTGTGGCGGAGTCACTGACTGCGGGGACGGTGCTGGTAAGTCCAGCGGTCGGAATGCGAGGCGACAAAGCAGGGATGCACTACAATCGACCCGGGGCGGGTAGCGTCACCGCCCTGGCCGCCGACGCTGCACCGGAGGACGCCCCCGTGGTCGGTGCGTTCCACAACCTCGCAGCCGGGCGGTTAGCGAACCTCGACGTCGATCTGTCGATGGACGTCCTTCTGGTCGGTGACGACGAAGACGCCCTGGACACGGTCGCGACACTTACCGAGGCGATCGACGGTCTCCGACCGCTCGAGGCGGGACCGCTCGATAATGCCCCGGAGGTCGAATCGCTGACGCCGCTTTTAATCAATCTCGCGAAGTACAACGACGGACTCCACGACGTCGGCGTCTGCTTCGAGTGA
- a CDS encoding thioredoxin family protein, translating into MTVTLKDFQADWCGPCKTQDPILEDLEPDWPDVEFEKIDVDENQDVANEYQVRSLPTLIIENDEGIVERFIGVTQADDIEAALEEASA; encoded by the coding sequence ATGACTGTTACCCTCAAGGATTTCCAGGCCGACTGGTGTGGTCCCTGCAAGACGCAAGATCCGATTCTGGAGGACCTCGAACCCGACTGGCCGGACGTCGAGTTCGAGAAGATCGATGTCGACGAGAACCAGGACGTCGCCAACGAGTATCAGGTCCGTTCGCTCCCGACGCTGATCATCGAGAACGACGAGGGAATCGTCGAGCGCTTTATCGGCGTCACCCAGGCCGACGACATCGAAGCGGCACTCGAAGAAGCCTCCGCTTGA
- a CDS encoding signal peptidase I, protein MTEDAELADSEATPLYRRIPWRRIASVLAVVVLVVVVLPFVVYAFPQLVGGNQSYVVLSGSMSPTIGPGDVIVVGSVPAADVQVGDVITFRRGGESSPTTHRVVDIVDRDGSVAFRTAGDNNENPDPDLVEPSRLVGKVVSIGGYLLIIPQIGRVIMFSSTQTGFLLLGLVPLSLFVVNELWNVIDATRSDGDPPSEREGQTASSRETDNEDDTIAFSVEELRVGVAVLFAFLAYSIWVAYATVETWALGAVGAVGAAFLLGAGLLVFGGTDGAMMDPSEMEEPQPEQGEAQTVEKPKEMTDLQSVGIDDSKKEADPSAGTPSSPDESTTVEATKNGRSANANRSRGDGDDD, encoded by the coding sequence ATGACCGAGGACGCGGAACTGGCGGACAGTGAAGCGACCCCACTGTACCGACGCATCCCGTGGCGTCGGATCGCGAGCGTCCTCGCGGTCGTCGTCCTTGTCGTCGTCGTACTGCCGTTCGTTGTATACGCGTTCCCGCAACTGGTCGGCGGCAACCAGAGTTACGTCGTCCTCTCGGGAAGCATGTCACCGACGATCGGACCGGGAGACGTGATCGTCGTCGGGAGCGTTCCGGCTGCAGACGTGCAGGTCGGGGATGTCATCACTTTCCGACGTGGCGGCGAGTCGTCACCAACCACGCATCGTGTCGTCGATATCGTCGACCGCGACGGTAGCGTCGCCTTCCGGACCGCCGGGGACAACAACGAGAATCCTGATCCGGATCTGGTCGAGCCGAGTCGGCTGGTCGGCAAGGTAGTGTCGATCGGTGGCTACCTGCTGATCATCCCCCAGATCGGTCGAGTCATCATGTTCTCCAGCACGCAGACTGGGTTCCTCCTTCTCGGTCTCGTTCCGCTCAGCCTGTTCGTCGTGAACGAACTCTGGAACGTCATTGACGCGACGAGATCCGATGGAGATCCACCGAGCGAGCGGGAAGGACAGACAGCTTCCAGCAGAGAGACGGACAACGAAGACGACACGATCGCGTTCTCCGTCGAGGAACTCAGAGTCGGGGTCGCAGTACTGTTCGCTTTCCTCGCGTACAGTATCTGGGTCGCCTACGCGACTGTCGAAACATGGGCGCTCGGAGCAGTCGGTGCCGTGGGTGCGGCCTTCCTGCTTGGGGCAGGATTGCTCGTCTTCGGCGGAACCGACGGAGCGATGATGGACCCGTCGGAGATGGAGGAGCCCCAGCCCGAGCAGGGGGAGGCCCAGACTGTCGAGAAACCCAAAGAAATGACAGACCTACAATCTGTAGGTATTGATGACAGTAAGAAAGAGGCTGATCCATCTGCTGGAACGCCGTCTTCGCCGGATGAAAGCACCACCGTCGAGGCGACAAAGAATGGGCGGTCGGCGAACGCGAATCGATCACGGGGTGATGGAGACGATGACTGA
- a CDS encoding SipW-dependent-type signal peptide-containing protein, translated as MTERYELSRRKVLAGLGTIGLAGTGAGFGTTAYFNDTESFKDNTLTAGSLDLKVDWEEHYSFQDGEADAGLDSGISRTEPTEDAEAYVGLPDPEDPVVWVHEDDLSQYMDNTAIESFPDPNGDGVQEMRLESEGELNFEYAPCRDGADVDTQLDPIEGLRTTNGDTYNERADDPVQPLINLEDVKPGDFGELTLSFHLCDNAGYVWLQAGNVTESENGLTEPETDVDDTAEMAELAENIQTVWWYDTNGNNVVDSSIGAIDVMVAVDTSGSLSGSEVSDLEDAANGLASDLETSADARVGGLSFGGGSIEDFTALADGPVTFSGLTANGDTPMPAALDIAAAELDANGRTGAETFIVLFTDGGPNYENRTYEAGGYSAGSGYTGANPNSTVDQSEMDETAAVAGAIRDNHNILTVGIDADKDPTGREGEPGVALLSTYLRDEISGDPADYFSADDSEMVSDLQNAILEAVAMPEEVFRRGTLGDDLDALSSGNGIPLDADPETDFDELSGPGDSENRECFQPGVNHYVGFGWWLPSDVGNEVQSDSVSFDLGFYTEQCRHNDGSGLSTT; from the coding sequence ATGACGGAACGATACGAACTGTCCCGGCGGAAAGTGCTCGCGGGGTTGGGGACCATCGGCCTCGCGGGTACAGGCGCCGGGTTCGGTACGACAGCGTACTTCAACGACACTGAATCGTTCAAAGACAACACGCTGACCGCCGGGAGCCTGGACCTGAAAGTCGACTGGGAGGAACACTACTCCTTTCAGGACGGCGAGGCCGACGCGGGACTCGATTCCGGGATCAGCCGCACTGAACCGACCGAGGACGCCGAGGCATACGTCGGACTCCCGGATCCCGAGGATCCGGTCGTTTGGGTCCACGAGGACGACCTGTCACAGTACATGGACAACACGGCTATCGAGTCGTTCCCGGACCCGAACGGCGACGGCGTCCAAGAGATGCGTCTTGAGAGCGAGGGGGAACTCAACTTCGAGTACGCGCCCTGTCGGGACGGGGCCGACGTCGATACCCAGTTAGACCCTATCGAGGGCCTCCGGACGACGAACGGGGACACGTACAACGAAAGAGCGGATGATCCAGTCCAGCCGCTCATCAACCTCGAGGACGTCAAGCCGGGTGACTTCGGCGAACTCACGTTGAGTTTCCACCTCTGTGACAACGCCGGTTACGTGTGGTTGCAGGCAGGGAACGTCACGGAGTCGGAGAACGGGCTGACCGAACCGGAGACGGACGTCGACGATACCGCCGAGATGGCCGAACTCGCCGAGAACATCCAGACTGTCTGGTGGTACGACACCAACGGCAACAACGTTGTCGACTCGTCGATCGGTGCAATCGACGTGATGGTGGCGGTCGACACGTCTGGTTCGCTGTCGGGATCGGAGGTGAGTGACCTTGAGGACGCCGCCAACGGCCTCGCGAGCGATCTCGAAACCAGTGCCGACGCCCGTGTGGGCGGGCTGAGCTTCGGTGGCGGGTCGATCGAAGACTTCACCGCGCTGGCGGATGGCCCCGTCACGTTCTCGGGGCTGACGGCAAACGGCGATACGCCGATGCCCGCCGCCCTTGATATCGCGGCTGCAGAACTCGACGCAAACGGTCGGACAGGAGCGGAAACGTTCATTGTCCTGTTCACAGACGGTGGGCCGAACTACGAGAACCGGACCTACGAGGCGGGCGGCTACTCGGCCGGCAGCGGGTACACGGGCGCGAATCCGAACTCGACCGTCGACCAAAGCGAGATGGACGAGACGGCGGCCGTCGCCGGCGCAATCCGGGACAATCACAACATCCTGACGGTCGGTATCGATGCCGATAAGGATCCCACGGGCCGTGAGGGTGAACCTGGCGTGGCGCTCCTCTCGACGTACCTCCGGGACGAGATCTCCGGGGATCCGGCCGACTACTTCAGTGCGGACGATTCTGAGATGGTCTCGGATCTCCAGAACGCCATCCTCGAAGCGGTCGCCATGCCGGAGGAGGTGTTTCGCCGTGGCACGCTCGGGGATGACCTGGACGCGCTGTCATCGGGGAACGGTATCCCACTCGATGCCGATCCCGAAACGGACTTCGACGAGCTCTCCGGTCCCGGCGACAGCGAGAATCGCGAGTGTTTCCAACCTGGGGTCAATCACTACGTCGGGTTCGGGTGGTGGCTGCCGAGCGACGTCGGCAACGAGGTCCAGAGTGACTCCGTGAGCTTCGATCTCGGGTTCTACACCGAACAGTGCCGGCACAACGACGGGTCCGGGCTGAGTACCACATGA
- a CDS encoding vWA domain-containing protein produces MSERYELSRRKVLAGLGTIGLAGAGAGFGTTAYFSDEETYENNTLTAGSLDLTVDWEEHYYDGMDADGVDVWYDEPSEDEETDYVGLPNPESPSVWVATEDLGSFMERTSIEAYPDDDNNAIQDEVLYGDTTEAEDLNYVPCEDFAQTPEDLDPDGGRELRSLNRDTVANWPLEEDEDAEPKPLVSLGDLKPGDFGELTLSFHLCDNPGYVWLTGDLIEAAENGHTEPEANDPDEEGGPNTSNSTGNDVELVDEIQTMLWYDEDGDNVYEPSGEASEADIVLVLDRSGSMSGGGLSAAQSAAINLIDTVGSNAQISVVSFADQASMDQPLTGTKQDARDAVNNLSSGGGTNIEQAIDIAHEELDGHDITPTYSASGNHRSSAQPIVVLLTDGSPNEGYENQNLSDPSHDDNTDSSSTDFNNAFGAANPADNAELLKESVHDVTMYTVGFGDVSLGSTNAALLDYMATSDGQSFIGAQSELFDIFSQIAKSISGEKPFFQGSLRELLNELGMGSDGIPLDGNRTNAFDEVPGDGLNDEDPSDHDADARDCFVPSTTNAVGLAWWLPVDHANEIQTDSVSFDLGFYTEQCRHNTGGGMSSETATDTATETATDTATETATDTATETATDTPS; encoded by the coding sequence ATGTCAGAACGATACGAACTGTCCCGGCGGAAAGTGCTCGCGGGGTTGGGGACCATCGGCCTCGCGGGTGCAGGCGCCGGGTTCGGTACGACAGCGTACTTCAGTGACGAAGAGACCTACGAGAACAACACGCTGACCGCGGGTTCACTCGACCTGACGGTTGACTGGGAGGAGCACTACTACGACGGCATGGACGCCGACGGCGTCGACGTGTGGTACGACGAACCATCGGAAGACGAGGAAACAGACTACGTCGGCCTTCCCAACCCGGAGAGTCCGTCTGTGTGGGTCGCGACTGAGGATCTTGGGTCGTTCATGGAGAGGACGTCGATCGAGGCGTACCCGGACGACGACAACAACGCGATTCAAGATGAAGTGCTCTACGGCGACACGACTGAGGCTGAAGACCTCAACTACGTTCCCTGTGAGGACTTCGCCCAGACGCCGGAGGACCTCGACCCCGACGGCGGTCGGGAGCTGCGTTCGCTCAACAGAGATACGGTCGCGAACTGGCCACTGGAAGAAGACGAAGACGCGGAACCAAAACCGCTCGTGAGCCTGGGGGACCTCAAGCCCGGCGACTTCGGGGAACTCACGCTTAGCTTCCATCTGTGTGACAACCCCGGGTACGTCTGGCTCACTGGTGATCTGATCGAGGCGGCCGAAAACGGACATACCGAACCCGAGGCAAACGACCCGGACGAAGAGGGTGGACCGAACACGTCGAACTCGACCGGTAACGACGTCGAACTCGTCGACGAGATCCAGACGATGCTGTGGTACGACGAGGACGGTGACAACGTCTATGAGCCGAGCGGCGAGGCTAGCGAGGCCGACATCGTGCTCGTCTTGGATCGCTCGGGTTCGATGAGCGGCGGCGGACTCTCAGCCGCTCAAAGCGCGGCGATCAACTTGATCGATACAGTCGGATCCAACGCCCAGATCTCCGTCGTTTCGTTCGCCGACCAGGCGTCAATGGATCAGCCGCTGACGGGTACCAAACAGGACGCGCGAGACGCCGTGAACAACCTGTCTTCGGGCGGCGGGACGAACATCGAGCAAGCCATCGACATCGCTCACGAGGAACTCGACGGGCACGACATTACTCCGACATATTCCGCCAGCGGGAACCATCGTAGCAGTGCCCAGCCGATCGTCGTGCTCCTCACGGACGGCTCGCCGAATGAGGGCTACGAGAATCAAAACCTCTCTGACCCCAGTCACGACGACAACACCGACAGCTCGTCGACCGATTTCAATAACGCGTTCGGAGCGGCCAACCCTGCGGACAACGCCGAACTCCTGAAAGAGAGCGTCCACGACGTCACGATGTACACCGTCGGGTTCGGCGACGTCTCTCTCGGGTCGACCAACGCCGCGCTGCTCGATTACATGGCCACGAGCGACGGGCAATCTTTCATCGGCGCCCAGAGCGAGCTGTTCGACATCTTCAGCCAGATCGCGAAGTCGATCTCCGGCGAGAAGCCGTTCTTCCAGGGATCTTTGCGCGAACTGCTGAACGAACTCGGTATGGGGAGCGACGGTATCCCGTTGGACGGCAACCGCACCAATGCGTTCGATGAGGTCCCGGGTGACGGACTGAACGACGAGGATCCGAGCGACCACGACGCGGATGCGAGGGACTGTTTCGTCCCCAGCACGACGAACGCCGTCGGACTCGCGTGGTGGCTGCCAGTCGATCACGCCAACGAAATCCAGACGGACTCCGTGAGCTTCGACCTCGGGTTCTACACCGAACAGTGCCGGCACAACACCGGCGGTGGCATGAGCTCTGAGACGGCGACCGACACGGCAACGGAAACAGCGACCGACACGGCAACGGAAACAGCGACCGACACGGCAACTGAAACAGCGACCGACACGCCGAGCTAA
- a CDS encoding DUF7344 domain-containing protein — MSHWEWDTMLALTTRQASIDPGDVHDVLRNDRRRRVIEYLKQHIDPVPLRTLAERIASRETGSSPPPTNIRQSVYNSLHQTHLPKLDGLGIVQYDRDRKHVRLRERAREIEPYMNVVTSLGISWSTYYRTVGVVGLFAIVGAETGLPPFALGETLVFATVLLFVLAFSTGYQLWSRRWLYACAVLDR, encoded by the coding sequence GTGAGTCACTGGGAGTGGGACACCATGTTAGCGCTGACAACAAGACAGGCAAGTATCGATCCGGGGGACGTTCACGATGTCCTCCGAAACGACCGTCGTCGCCGGGTGATTGAGTACCTCAAGCAGCATATCGATCCGGTGCCGTTGCGAACACTGGCCGAGCGGATCGCGTCCCGAGAGACTGGGTCCTCACCGCCCCCGACGAATATCAGACAGAGTGTCTACAACTCGCTGCACCAGACGCACCTGCCGAAACTGGACGGGCTCGGAATCGTCCAGTACGATAGGGACCGCAAGCACGTTCGCCTGCGCGAACGGGCACGTGAAATCGAACCGTACATGAACGTCGTGACCAGCTTGGGCATCTCTTGGAGTACTTACTATCGGACGGTGGGGGTCGTCGGTCTCTTCGCGATCGTCGGAGCTGAGACGGGACTTCCCCCTTTTGCGCTCGGGGAGACGCTTGTGTTCGCGACAGTGTTGTTGTTCGTCTTGGCTTTCTCGACGGGCTATCAACTCTGGTCGCGACGCTGGCTTTACGCGTGTGCGGTACTGGATCGGTGA
- a CDS encoding preprotein translocase subunit Sec61beta, which translates to MSSNDGGGLMSSAGLVRYFDAEDSNAIRFDPKTVVAFGALFGVLVLVLNIVV; encoded by the coding sequence ATGAGTAGTAACGACGGCGGCGGGCTCATGTCGAGTGCCGGTCTCGTCCGGTACTTCGACGCCGAGGACAGCAACGCGATCCGATTCGATCCCAAAACGGTCGTTGCATTCGGTGCACTCTTTGGCGTTCTCGTTCTCGTGTTGAACATCGTCGTGTGA
- a CDS encoding DUF7532 family protein, whose amino-acid sequence MYFDPRTQDALREVGLSTTEIRTASELVVEATREEASALESFFEGIETVFSDMDQAHSDEAFPEHTLEYVDLYTHAADLRGYVRFDGWGVPAEGGRVLEDGTLVELSLGPTVDDRVRFAHDRDAL is encoded by the coding sequence ATGTACTTCGATCCGCGAACTCAAGACGCGCTTCGCGAGGTCGGCCTCTCGACGACCGAGATTCGGACCGCTTCGGAACTGGTCGTCGAGGCGACCCGGGAGGAGGCCTCGGCTCTCGAATCGTTCTTCGAAGGGATTGAAACAGTCTTTTCTGACATGGACCAGGCCCACTCGGACGAAGCGTTTCCCGAGCACACACTCGAGTACGTCGACCTCTATACCCACGCTGCCGACCTGCGTGGATACGTTCGGTTCGATGGGTGGGGCGTTCCCGCCGAAGGCGGGCGGGTCCTCGAAGATGGGACACTCGTCGAGCTGTCGCTCGGCCCGACGGTCGACGACCGGGTACGGTTCGCACACGACAGGGACGCGCTATGA